The nucleotide window CGGCGCGCCCGCACTGATCGCCACGCCCCCAATCCAGGCGCCACCCGCGTTGCCGAGATTGAACGCGCCCTGGTTGAGCGTGGAGGCGAGGTTGGGCGCGTCGCTCGCGCGGTTGACGATCAGCATCTGCAGCGGCGGCACGATCGCGAACGCGAGAATGCCCCACACGAAGATCGTCGCCATGGCCGCGATCGTGTCGTGCATGGTCAGCGAGAACACGGCGAGCACCACGGCGATCATCGCGAGGAACGTGAGCAGCGAGCGCATGAGCTTCCAGTCGGCGAGCTTGCCGCCCAGCGTGCTGCCTACCGTGAGCCCGAGGCCGAACAACAGCAGCACGAACGTGACTTCATGCGGCGAGAAACCCGTCACGTCTTCGAGAATCGGCGTGATGTAGGTGAACACCGCGAAGAGGCTGGCCGAGGCCAGCACGCTCATGCCGAGCACCATGAGCACCTGCGGATTCTTCAGCACGCCGAATTCATGCACGAGGCTCGCCTTCTGCATTTCGATCTTCGCGGGCAGGCACACCTGCAGCGCCGCCGCCGCGAGAATGCCGATGGCCGTCACGGCCCAGAACGTCGTGCGCCAGCCGGCGATCTGGCCGAGCGCCGTGCCGAGCGGCACGCCCAGCACATTGGCGAGCGTCAAGCCGGTGAACATCAGCGCGATGGCCTGCGCGCGGCGGTTCGGCGCGACGAGTCCGGCCGCGACCACCGAGCCGATGCCGAAGAACGCGCCGTGACAAAACGCGGTGACGATGCGCGCGGCCATCAGGATCGAGTAGTTCGGGGCCAGCGC belongs to Paraburkholderia flagellata and includes:
- a CDS encoding MFS transporter is translated as MPLPLLALAVAAFGIGTTEFVIMGLLPDVARDLSVSIPAAGMLVSAYALGVTIGAPIVAIAVANVPRKQALMRLIGIFIVGNLLCALAPNYSILMAARIVTAFCHGAFFGIGSVVAAGLVAPNRRAQAIALMFTGLTLANVLGVPLGTALGQIAGWRTTFWAVTAIGILAAAALQVCLPAKIEMQKASLVHEFGVLKNPQVLMVLGMSVLASASLFAVFTYITPILEDVTGFSPHEVTFVLLLFGLGLTVGSTLGGKLADWKLMRSLLTFLAMIAVVLAVFSLTMHDTIAAMATIFVWGILAFAIVPPLQMLIVNRASDAPNLASTLNQGAFNLGNAGGAWIGGVAISAGAPLTALPWVGVATAFAALALTLVSAQIDRRTRRRVAVSGPTSCA